The Microbispora sp. ZYX-F-249 genome segment TCGACGCTCCGGCCGCGTCCGGCTGACGGGGCAACCGGCCGGTGCGGGCGGCAGGGGGACGCGGTCAGCCGCGCTCGGCGGCCTGGACGGTGTGGCGCAGCAGCAGGGCCGTCGTCACCGGGCCAACCCCGCCGGGCACGGGCGTGAGCGCCCCCGCCTTGTCCGCGACCGCGACGGCGTCGACGTCGCCGACCAGGCCGCCGTCCTCGGTGGGGTTGGTGCCGACGTCCACGACGACCGCCCCGGTCCGCACATGCTCGGCCGTGATCAGCCCGGCCCGGCCGGCCGCGGCCACGACCACGTCGGCGACGGCGGTGATCGCGGCCAGGTCCCGCGTGCGGGAGTGGCAGACCGTCACGGTGGCGTTCCGGTCCAGCAGGAGATGGGCGGCGGGCTTGCCGACCACCGTGGACCGGCCGACCACGGCGACGTGCAGGCCGGCCAGGTCGACGCCGTGGTGGTCGAGGATCGCCACGACCGCCTCGGCGGTCGCCGGAGCGAACGCGGGCAGGCCCGCGGCCAGGCGGCCCAGCGACAGCGGGTTGGCGCCGTCGACGTCCTTCTCGATCGCGATCGCGCCGGCCAGGTCCTCCAGCTTCGCTC includes the following:
- a CDS encoding bifunctional 5,10-methylenetetrahydrofolate dehydrogenase/5,10-methenyltetrahydrofolate cyclohydrolase translates to MSARVLSGKELAAAVRTEAAERAAALAAAGRPPKLAVVVATADESSAWYVRSIARAAEKAGIACDIVDLGAEADPGRIRERLAELSADDTVHGVILQTPLPRGAKLEDLAGAIAIEKDVDGANPLSLGRLAAGLPAFAPATAEAVVAILDHHGVDLAGLHVAVVGRSTVVGKPAAHLLLDRNATVTVCHSRTRDLAAITAVADVVVAAAGRAGLITAEHVRTGAVVVDVGTNPTEDGGLVGDVDAVAVADKAGALTPVPGGVGPVTTALLLRHTVQAAERG